The DNA window GGCCGGGGCGCGCAGACCGGTGACGATCTCGTCGACGATCCGGTCGAGCGGGGTCGGGTCGATGCCGAGCGTGACGGTGGCGGCGGTGGAGTCGAGCACGAACGGCCGGGCGAACTGGTGCGCCGTCTCGCGCAGTTCCCGGGCGAACGGGTTGACCGCGCCGGCCGCCCAGAGCAGTGGGTAGGGCATCCGGGTCAGTCGGGGCGCGGGGGCGCCGGCCCGGGTCGCCGTCCGGACGGCCAACTCGCGCATCGAGACGGCGGGCGCGCTGGGCACGTGCCAGGCGCGCCCCCAGGCCACCGGGTCGGTGGCGGCGACGACGAGGGTACGGGCGACGTCCGGCACGTAGGTCCAGGTGTGCGGGGCGTCCCAGGCGACGGGCAGGAACACCCGCTGCCCGGCGAGCACCCGGGGCAGCACCATCATGGCGAGCGAGGTGCCGCCGACGCCGATGTAGTCGGAGCCGCGTACCTCGGTGACCCGGGCCCGACCGGCGCGGTGGGCGGCCAGGGCGTCGGCCCACATCCGGTTGCGGACCCGGCCCTTGGTGCCGGTGGCGGCGAGCGGGGTCGCCTCGGTCATCGGCGCGTCGACCGGGCCGTAGCCGTAGAGGTTGCCGACGGTGGCGAGCACCGCGCCGCTGCGCTCGGCGGCGGTGAGCAGCGCCGCAGCCAGCGGCGGCCAGTCCGTCGGCCACCTGTGGTAGGCCGGGTTCGCGCAGTTGTGCAGCGCGACCGCGCCTTCGGTCAGCGCGGTGAGCCGGTCGGCGTCGCCGGCGTCGGCGGCGACCCGCTCGACGGACGGGTGCTCGGGGCCGGTGCCGCGCCGGGTGACCACTCGCACCCGCTCGCCACGCTCGGCGAGGAGACGGGCGGTGGCGGTGCCGACGGGTCCGGCGCCGACGATCACGTGCAGGGCCATGGGAGGTCCACCTCTTCTGAAGCAGTAGTTCGAAAGGAGAGCGCCGCTCTCGAAGAAGAGCATGACCCGCGCTGCGGGCCACTGTCAAGAGCGGTGCTCTCGGTTTTGATTGGCGCTCTCATCCATGGCAGAGTGGGCGCATGGTCGCTTCCTCGCTCCGCGCCCGGGTCCGCGCCGGCATGATCGAAGAGATCAAGGCGGTCGCCCGCCGTCACCTGGCCACCGACGGCGCCGACCTCTCGCTGCGCGCCGTCGCCCGCGACCTGGGCATGGTCTCCTCGGCGATCTACCGCTACTTCCCCAGCCGGGACGACCTGCTCACCGCGCTGATCCTGGAGGCGTACGACGCGCTCGGCGACGCGGTGGAGACCGCCGACGCCGCCGTCGACGCCGAAGACCTGCGCGGGCGCTGGCACGCCGCCTGCCGGGCCGCCCGCACCTGGGCGCTGGCACACCCCGCCGAGTACGCGCTGCTCTACGGCAGCCCGGTCCCCGGCTACGCGGCCCCGGACGACACGGTCGCCCCGGCCCAGCGCCCCCCGATGACGTTGATCGGGATCCTCCGCGACGGGGTGGCCGGCGGCCGGCTCGCGCCGTCGGACGAGGACCTGCCCGAGCCGCTGCGCGGCGACGTGGCCGATCTGGTCGACCAGATCGGCATGGCGCTGCCGCCCGCGCTGATGGCGCGCGGGATGGCCGGCTGGACCCAGCTCTTCGGGTTGATCAGCTTCGAACTGTTCGGCCGGATCAACCGGGCGCTGCCGCACCGCGACGAGTACTTCGACCACCAGATCGACCTGATGGCCGACCTGATCGGCCTGCCCTGACCGGGGTGGGGATCCGGCCTCAGGCGCCGTCGGAGGAGTGGCCGGGGAAGAGGGGGGCGGTCGGGTCGATGGCGACGGCCGCGTTGTTGACGGCGGTCGCCGCCTCGCCGAAGCCGGTGGCGATCAGGCGCACCTTGCCCGGATATTCGGTGATGTCGCCGGCGGCGAACACCCGGGGCAGGTTGGTGGCCATCGCGCTGTCCACCCGGATGTGCCGCCGGTCGAGGTCGAGCCCCCACTCGGCGAGCGGGCCCAGGTCGGCGGTGAAGCCGAGCGCGGCCACGACGGTGTCCACCGGCAGTGTCTCCGCCGCGCCGCCGCGCACGGTCAGCTCGGCGTCGGTGACGCGTTCCTCGCCGTGGAGCCGGCTCACCTCGGCGTTGACCACGACCCGCACCGGCAGCCCGCGCACCCGCTCGACGGTGGCGGCGTGCGCCCGGAAGCGGTCCCGCCGATGGGCAAGCGTCACCGACCGGGCCAGCGGGGCGAGCGTGGCCGCCCAGTCGAAGGCCGAGTCATCGCCGCCGACGATGAGCACGTGCCGGTCGGTCAGCTCGGTCGGTTGAGGCACGAAATAGACGATGCCGGCGCCGGTGAAGCTCTCCGCGACCGGCAGCGGCCGGGGCGTGAAGCTGCCCAGCCCGCCGGTCACCACCACCGCGCCGCACGTCAACTGCTCGCCGCCGGCCAGCCCGAGCACCGGCCGCCCGTCGAGGTAGGAGAGCTTCTCCGCGCGCACGCCGAGCAGGTATTCGGGGTGGAACGGCGCGGCCTGGGCGACCAGGTTCGCGACCAGTTCCCGGCCCTTGACGGCGGGGAAGCCCGCGACGTCGAGGATCAGCTTTTCCGGATACATCGCGGTGACCTGGCCGCCCGGCTCGGGCAGCGCGTCGACCACGGCCACCGAGAGCCCCCGGAACCCGGCGTAGTAGGCGGCGAAGAGCCCGGCCGGACCGGCACCGATCACGGCGACATCGACCTCGCGCATGGCGTACCGTCACTTTCCGCCCGCGATGGATCAACAGGTGCTGATGCCGACGGTAGGCGGACGGATAGCGGTGGGCAAGCACGTCCCGCCGTGGGACGAACGCGTCGTCAGGGGTAGGTGACCGGCGGTGATCCGAGCCGGTCGTGCGCGCCGGAGTCGGACCGACGGCGGAACAGGATCGCCGCGACCACGCCGCCGAGCAGCCCGAACAGGTGGCCCTGCCAGGAGATCCGCTCATCGGTGGGGAGGATGCCCAGCAGTTGCCAGCCGTAGAGCAGGCCGACGAGGAGCACGACGGCGAAGTTCCACCAGCTTCGCTCCACCACGCCCCTGGTAATCAGGATGCCGAGGTAGCCGAAGATCACCCCGCTCGCGCCGACCACCACCGAGCTGGGCGATCCGGTGAACCACACGCCCAGGCCGCTGACCAAGATGATCACCGCGGTGGACCGGAGGAAGCGGCGGACGCCGGCGGCCAGCACGAACGTGCCGAGCAGGATCAGCGGGATGCTGTTGCTGTAGAGGTGGTTCCAGCCGGCGTGCAGGAACGGCGAGAAGAAGACGCCGTCCAGGCCCTGGATCCGGCGCGGGATGATGCCGGCGGTGACGTCGAGGTTGAGGCGCAGCCCGACGTCGAGCGCCTCGATGAGGAACAGCACCGGCACGACCGCGCACATCGCGACGAAGGCCCGGCCGAGCGACGCGTAGAACGCGTCGGTGCCGAACCGGTGGGGGTCTGAGCCGCGCGGGCCGTCCTGCCAGGTCACCCACCAAGAGCTATCAGTAAACGCGGCCCGCCGCCAGTCGGGGGCTCCATGACGACGGCGGGACACGCGGATCTCCGCGCGTCCCGCCGTCGATCGGGCTGATCAGTACCAGCCTTCGCTCTGCGACTGCTGCCAGGCGCCGCACGGGGTGTCGTAGCGGCCCTTGATGTAGCCGAGGCCCCACTTGATCTGGGTGGCCGGGTTGGTCCGCCAGTCGTCGGCCACCGAGCTCATCTTGCTGCCCGGCACGGCCTGCGGAATCCCGTATGCGCCGGAGCTGCTGTTCGAGGCCTTCGAGTTCCAGCCGCTCTCCTTCGTCCAGAGGCGGTCCAGACAGGGGAACTGGTCGATCTCGAAGCCCTTGTCGAGCATGATGGCGCAGCCGACCTTGCGGTTGCCGCTGTATTCCGCGCACGAGGCCGGGATCGGACCGTCGTACGGCTTCGACTTGGCCTCGGCTGTCGCCTTGGCCTCGGCCTCCGCCGCGTCCCGCTCCTTCTTGCGGCTCGCGGCGGCCGCCTCGGCCGCCTTGGCGCGCTCGGCGGCCTCCTTCGCCGCCGCCGCGGCCCGCAGCTTCGCCTGGTATTCCGCGGCCCGCTGCTTCGACGACCGCAGGCGATGGTCGGCCTGCCGTTCGCGCTGGTAGGTGTATTCAGCCTGGTCGACCTGACGGCCGACCTGCGCGGTCAGGCCCTGCTGCTGGGTCTGACGATCTTCGCCCAGGTAGAAACCGCCGGCGACCCCCACGGAGAGCAGGGCGACAGCGGCGGTACGGGCGCCGAACCGGCTCCACAGCCGACTCACGAAGTTTCCCTTCGTCGGAGGCAGGGACACGGCACCATGCGGGCCGAGATCGGCCGCGCCCGGGTGCCGCGAGCGCACCGACCCACCGGTCTTCACCGGCGCTCGTGGCTCCCGCCGTCCGTGGCGGAGAAGGCTCGACGAGTTCCCGGTGTGAATGGGACTCCAGTCACTGGAGTTGTCGGTGACGCTCGATGGACACCATCGCGCACGGTGAGGCCGGTGGGAAATCACCGAGGACAAAAGTGATTTGCGCCACACCTAAAATGCTGATGAAGTCGGACAAAAAGGTGCCTCAGCTCGGGATGTCCTCCAGCAGGTCGGTGACCATCGCGGCGATCGGAGATCGCTCCGATCGGCTGAGGGTGACGTGCGCGAAGAGCGGATGCCCCTTCAACGCCTCGATCACCGCGGTCACCCCGTCGTGCCTGCCGACCCGGAGGTTGTCGCGCTGTGCCACGTCGTGGGTGAGCACCACGCGCGAGCCCTGGCCGATCCGGGAGAGCACGGTGAGCAGCACCCCCCGCTCCAACGACTGGGCCTCGTCGACGATGACGAACGCGTCGTGCAGGCTCCGACCCCGGATGTGGGTGAGCGGCAGCACCTCCAGCAGCCCGCGCGAGGTGACCTCCTCCAGCACGTTCTCGTGCATCACCGCGCCCAGCGTGTCGAAGACGGCCTGCGCCCAGGGCGACATCTTCTCCGACTCCGAGCCGGGCAGGTAGCCCAACTCCTGGCCGCCGACCGCGTAGAGCGGGCGGAAGACGATCACCTTCTTGTGCCGGCGGCGCTCCATCACCGCCTCCAGGCCGGCACAGAGGGCCAGCGCGGACTTGCCGGTGCCGGCCCGGCCCCCCATCGAGACGATCCCGATCGACTCGTCGAGCAGCAGGTCCAGCGCGACCCGCTGCTCCGCCGACCGCCCGTGCAGGCCGAACGCCTCCCGGTCGCCGCGGACCAGCCGCACCGTCTTGTCGGGCAGCACGCGGCCGAGCGCCGAGCCCCGCGCCGAGTGCAGCACCAGCCCGGTGTGGCAGGGCAGCCCGGCGGCGGCGTCGCAGTCCAACGCGTCGCCCGCGTACAACCGACCGATCTCCTCCTCGGTCAGCTCCAGCTCGGCCATCCCGGTCCAGGTCGGGTCGCTGGCCTGGCCGTGCCGGTACTCGTCGGCGCGCAGGCCGACCGACGCCGCCTTCACCCGCAGCGGCATGTCCTTGCTGACCAGCGTCACCTCACGACCCTCGGCGGCGAGGTTGAGCGCCACCGAGAGGATCCGGGCGTCGTTCGACTCGTTTCGGAAACCGGGCGGCAGCACGCCGTCGTCGGTGTGGTTGAGCTCCACCCGCAGCGTGCCGCCCTGCTCGTTGGCGGGCACCGGCCGGTCCAGCCGGCCGTGCCGCACCCGCAGCTCGTCCAGCATGCGGAGCGACTGGCGGGCGAACCACCCCAGCTCGGGATGGTGCCGCTTGCCCTCCAACTCGGAGATGACCACCAGCGGCAGCACCACCTCGTGCTCGGCGAAGCGGTGGAACGCCGCCGGGTCGGAGAGCAGGACGGAGGTGTCCAGCACGAAGGCCGGGCCCGCTGGTCGAGGCTCCTCGGCGGCAGCGGCGGCGGCACGCCGGCTGCGGGTGGTCCGGCGGGTGGTGGCGGTCGAGGCCGGGGTCTGGTCGGCACCGGCGGGGGTACGGCGAGTGGTCACAGGCCTGCTCCGCGGATGGGCACCCGGCCACCCGAGTTCCGCCTCTTCCGGTGCCCGGCGGACACGGGGTCGGATGCGGGCCCCGTGCGCGAGGTCGCAGGTCCGGGCTGTCCGGCTGGCCCGGGAAAACCCCGTGCCATGCCTAGACGCTAATCCCCGTCGGCCCGCGCGGCTAGGGGTCCGGATGGATCACCGATGAACACCGGAGAAAGCGGCCGGGATGCCTGCCCCCTGCGCGCATCCCGGCCGGTCAGGAGGGCCTCAGCCGGGACGGCGAACCAGGGTTCCCACCCTGGGCCCGGCGGCCGCCGAGGTGAACGAGGAACCGGTGTACGTGGTGCCGGCGCGGGCGGCCGGCCCGCCGAGCTGAGCGGTCGCGGTGACCCGCACGGCCGGGGCTCCGGGGCGGGCGGCGACGGCCGCCGGCACGACGGTGCCGTCGAACGGCATGGCCGTCGTCACCCCGCTCGGCGCCGGTCCGGACAGCGCCGAGGCGATGGCGGCCTGGGCGTCTCGTCGCCTACGGTTCCAGGCGCCCCGGTCGCCGTCGAAGTAGCCCTGGCGGTAGCCGAACCGGTAGCCGATCCGGTAGCTGAGCTGGCCGTGCAGCCGGCCGGCGGCATAGCAGGTGGAGCCGAGCACCAGCACGAGCACGACGGCGAGGAAGGGGCTCACCGCTCGTCCGCCCCGGGCAACGGGTCGACCACCAGGAGCCGCTCCAGGTCGTCGGTGCTGACCTCCTCGACCAGCTCGACGCTGATCCGGCACCCGTCGAGGATCACCTCGGCGACGGACGCCCGGCGGATCTCGCCGCCGGAGTCGTAGACCCGCACGCTCAGTTCGGGACAGCCGAGATGGGTACGCCAGGCGTCCCACTCGGCGCGGTCACCGACGCTCATCGAGAGGTAACGGCAGCCTCGGGCGAGGTAGAGGCGCCACGGGGCGCTCAACCCGGCGGAGACTCCCTCCGCGATCAGGCCGAACGCCTGGGCGCGGGTCGCGAGCTCGGTCACGAAACCCCCTCCGCAACCGCGGAGTGACGCATGTGAGCACTCGTCGTCTCAAGCACGTGACACACCGTAAGTTGTCTCATGAGCGTGACAGTATCAGCTTTTCGTTTGTTTGCCGCCGTACTGGCGTCTATCTATTCTGCCCGGGTGGGACCCCTCAGAAGCAGCCCCGGATCGTTTACCGAAGAATCCGGACTAGCGTCACGTCGGCGTGACAACAGCGCGCCGAGTCACCCCCCGACGACCGCCGGGTCGTACCGTCACGGGGTGAGTGAGACGACCAGCGCACGGAAGATCGCTTTCGCCACCTTCGTCCGCCGGGCGCTCGACGACGCCCGCGCCATGCGGGCCTGGAGCGGCACCGAGGTCTCCCGGCGCACCGGCGTCTCCCGCCAGACCATCAACCGCTGGGTGCGCGGCGACTGGGCCAGCGACCCGGAGGCCGAACGCGTGGTCGCGTTCTGCGAAGGGCTCGGGCTCGACCCGGCGGCCGCGTTCACGGCGCTCGGGTGGGACCGGACGACCGGCCCCCGGGCCGCACCCGCCCCGCCACCGATGGACCCGGACGTCGAGGCGTTGCTGCGTCGACTGGTGGACTCGAACGTCTCCGACGCGGAGAAGTTCCACATTCGAGAAACCATTCGTTACCTCGCGTATCGCCCGACTCTCCCGCACGATGTCCGAAATAGAGGGAAACAGGCGGGGTAGTTCCTCAGATGGCGAAAGAACGGAAGGTCAGTCCCGATCGTTTCGCCTCGGGGACGGATCGGACCCGCTAGCGTCCACGTTTGTACTGCTAAGGGCTCGTCGTCGGCGGGGGGACGGGACACAGCCGAACCCAGCCCTGCGGGACAGAAGGAGGGGTCTGTCCATGACCCTGAAATGGTTGGCAGTCGTGGTCGCGGTGGTGTCGGTGACATCCTGCGTGACCGGCAACGTGGTGGTCGGCGTGCTGAACGGCGGGCAGCTTCCCCTGGTCGTCAATCTCCTCGCGCTCACCACGGCCGGCACAGCGGTGATCCTCGCCGTCGTCGCCGAGTTGCACGACCGGCTCAACGACCGGGTCAGCGCGCTCACCGAGTTCCTGGTGGCGCGGCTCAACGAGATCGAGGCGCACACCGGCGACCGGAACACCGGCTTCGTGGAGGGCTATCTGCTCAGCCACGGGCAGGAAGCGGCCGTGGTGCCGTTCGGGCGCCGGGGACGAGGAGCCGCCGAACGCTGACCCCCTACGTCGCCCCCGACGTCACATCTCGGCCACGAATACGCCGCCCGGCGCGGGGTACGCTGTCGCGCGTGCCGCCGTTGAATCTCAATCAGCCGTCGAAGACTCCGTTGGACGCCGAGCACGCCTGGCGTGCCACCGCCGCCCGCGCGGGCGACGTCGTGCTCTTCTTCGACTTCGACGGCACGCTCGCGCCGGTCGACGACGATCCCACCGCGGTCCGGCCGACGCCGAAGGTGCTCGCCGCACTGGAGGCGCTCGCCCCGCGCGTACGCCGGATCGCCATCGTCTCCGCGCGCCCGGTCGAGTTCCTCCGCGACCATCTCGGCGGCCTCGACGGCGTCGACCTCTACGGGCTCTACGGCCTGGAGCACAGCCACTCCGGCGGCGAGACGGTCACCGAGCCGGCCGCGCTGCCCTGGGTGCCGACCATGGCCGAGCTGGCCCAACAGGCCGAGGCCGAGCTGCCGCCCGGCGCCCTGGTCGAGTTCAAGCGGCTCTCCGTGGCGCTGCACTGGCGCACCGCTCCGCAGCTCGGCGACGTGGTGCAGGAGTGGGGCCGGGCCCGGGCCGAGCGGCTGGGCCTGCGCTGCCAGGCCGGCCGCATGGTGCTGGAGCTGAAGCCCCCGGTCGACCGGGACAAGGGCATGGTCATCGGCGAGACGGTCCGGGACGCCGGCGGCGCCTGGTACTTCGGCGACGACGTCTCCGACATCAAGGCGTTCGCCGCGCTGCGCGCCCGCGCCGCCACCGACCCCGACTTCCTCGGCGTATGCGTGGCCGTCGCCAACCCGGAGACCGGCCACGAGGTCGCCGACGCCGCCGACCTCACCCTCGACTCCCCCGCCGCCCTGGGCGACTTCCTCACCGCCGCCCTGCCCCACCTCTCCTGACCCGACCTACCCCACCCGCGATCTTGCACTTGCCCCGACAAATGGCGCACATGCCTCATTCGGCGGGCCGAAGGTGCAAGATCGGCGAGGGGCGGGGGTCAGACGCCGTAGCGGCGTTGGCGGGTGGCGTAGGAGCGCAGGGCGCGGAGGAAGTCGACCTTGCGGAAGTCGGGCCAGTTCAGCTCGCAGAAGTAGAACTCCGAGTGCGCGCTCTGCCAGAGCATGAAGCCGGAGAGGCGCTGCTCGCCGCTGGTCCGGATGATCAGGTCGGGGTCGGGCAGGCCCTTGGTGTAGAGGTGCTCCGAGATGTCGTCGACGTCGATCGTGGTGGCCAACTCCTCCAGCGTGCCGCCCCGCGCCGCGTGCTCCAGCAGCAGCGAGCGGACCGCGTCGGCGATCTCGCGCCGGCCGCCGTACCCCACGGCGATGTTGACCTGGGCCCCGCCGTCGCGGTCCCGGGTGCGCTCGGCGGCGCTCTTCAGCGCGGCCGCGTGCTGCGCCGGCAGCACGTCGAGCGCGCCCACCATCCGCAGCCGCCAGGGGTTGCCCTCCTCGGCCAGCTCGCTGGTCAGGTCCTCGATGATCTGGAGCAGCGGGTCCAGCTCGGCGGCCGGCCGGGAGAGGTTGTCGGTGGAGAGCAGCCAGAGCGTGACGTGCCCGACGCCGGCCGCGTCGCACCAGCGCAGCAGCTCCTTGATCCGCTCGGCGCCCATCCGGTGGCCGTCGTTCGGATCGACGAAGCCCATCTCCCGGGCCCACCTGCGGTTGCCGTCGCACATCACGCCGACGTGCGCGGGCACGGGCTTGCCCGCGAGCTTCGCCGTCAGCCGGCGCTCGTACACGGAGTAGAGAAGTTTCCGCAGAGTCATCACCTTGCAGGGTAGCGACCCGCGGGAAAGATCAGTGCCGCGGTGGCGCATCGCGGGACGGCCTGTCGCTTTCGCCCCGCCGGGAACGCGGTACCCCGGCGGCGACCGCGGCCAGGGTGCGGGCGTCCAACCGCCCGTCGCCGAGCCCCAGCTCCACCACCGTCCGGTAGACCCGCTCGTCCCGACCGGCCGCGGCCACCACCGCGTCCACCACCCACTGCCGCCGGGCCAGCCAGGCCGCCGCGGAGCTGTGCCGCAGGTGGGTGCCGAGCCGGTCGCGCAGCGCCGCCGCGTACCGGCGGGCCGCGTCGGCCGGGGCGCCGGCCGCCGCCGCGCCGGCCAGCGCCCCGGAGCGCAGCGCGTAGAAGATGCCCTCGCCGGTGAACGGGTTGATCAGCGACAGCGCGTCGCCGGCGAGCAGCACCCGCCCCCGACCCGGCGCCGGCCGGTGTGTCGAGAGCGGCAGGTGGTGCGCCCGCAGGTCGGTCACCGTCGCCGGGTCGGTGCCGGGCAGCAGCGCGGCCATCCGGTCCAGCAGGTGCGCGCGGGTCAGCGCCTCGCCGCGCAGCACCTCCCCGTACCCGACGTTCGCGCGCCCGTCGCCGATCGGAAAGGCCCAGGCGTACGCGGGCCAGCGCGCGGCCGACGTGACGATGAGCTGCTGGGGCGGGCCGGGCGGTGCGGGCGCGTAGCCCCGGATGGCGAGCGCGAGGTGCCGGTCCGGGTTCACCGGATGCCCGAGCGCCCGCCGCAGCACCGACCCGGCGCCGTCCGCCCCGACCACCACCCGGGCGGCCAGTTCACCGTCGAGCACCACCCGGTCCGCCGTCACCTCCACCCGGCGTACGGTGTGTCGCCGCAGCTCGGCCCCGCTCCGCACCGCGGCGCGGACCAGGCGCGCGTCGAACACCCGCCGGGGCACCGTGTAGGCGGGCCGGGGCAGGGGCCGGGCCACCGTGCCGCCGCCCGGGGAGACCAGGCGCAGCGCCGGCAGGGGCGGATAGCCGTCGACGGCGCCGGTCACCCCCAGCTCGGCGAGGACGTCGAGCGCGTGCGCGGCGATGCCGTCGCCGCACGCCTTGTCGCGCGGGAAGTCGTATCTGTCGAGCAGCAGCACCCGCGCCGCCCCGGCCCGCCGCGCCGCGAGCGCCGCCGCCGCCCCGGCCGGCCCCGCCCCCACCACCACGACGTCCCACCCGGAACCACCCACCCCCACATCCTCCCCCGCCCACCTCCGCGCTCCCGCCCACCACGCCCACCCACCGTGCCCGCCCGACGCTCGGACTCGCCCGGAGCGGGTGATCAAGGAGTTTGTGTCTTGGAACGAGGGCCCGGTGACACAAACTCCTTGATCAACGCGGCAGGGAGGCCGGGCCGGACCTGGTTGGGCCGGACGGGCTGGGTGGGGTGGGGGGTGGGGGTGTCAGGGGGTGGAGCGGTTCAGGGAGTACAGGCAGAGGGCGGCGGCGGTCACCAGGGGGGCGCCGTCGCGGATCAGGCCGTCGACGCCGAGCAGCCACCAGCAGAGCGGAAGGTCGAGCGCGAGCACGCCCAACGTCACCAGCACCAGCGCCCGGCGGGCCCAGTCCCTGCCGCGCAGCAGGAAGGCGGTGCAGAACAGCACCGCGTAGCTGGCCGCGATGCCGGCGCCGAACCAGACGAGCAGCGCGGGTACGGCGACCGCGCCCCGGTCCCGCACCGACCCGATCGCCACCAGCGCGGGCACCAGCATCAGCGGGCTGTAGGTGAAGGCCGCGACCCGGGCGGTGAGCACCCAGCCGTTGGCCTGCGGCCGCTTCGGCGTGACCTCCCGCCACGAGATCGTCCCGCCCTCGACCACCAGACCCTTGCGGTGCCGGACCAGGTGGGCACGGACCGCCCCGGAGCGGTAGAGCAGCACCACCACGGCGACGCAGAGCGCGGTGAGCGCGGCGAAGCCGAGCAGGCCGGGCAACGCGGGCACGCCGGCCCGGGGCACGACCAGCCGGCCCACCGCGAAGATCGTGGTCACCGCCAGGATCAGCCCGAACGGCCGGGCCGCCACCCGGCCGGAGTTGACGTGCCCGATCAGGATCAGGAAGCCGAGCGACCGGAGCATCGCCCAGCCGGTGCGCACCGCGAGGCCGAACTCCTGCTCCGGGGCGTACCAGTAGTTGAGCAGCTCGACCACGACCGTGGCCGCCGCGGTCACGGCGAGCAGCGTGGTCAGCGCCCGGACGGCGGACGGCCGCCGGACCTCGACAGGTTCGGCGGCCGTCCTCATGGCATCCGGTCTTGCCCGGTGCGGGCAATCGGCACACCTGCTACTTCTGCGGCTCCGCGTCGAGGCGGGCCCGCAGCGCGTCCAACTCGGCCCAGAGCACGC is part of the Micromonospora sp. WMMD980 genome and encodes:
- a CDS encoding NAD(P)/FAD-dependent oxidoreductase; protein product: MREVDVAVIGAGPAGLFAAYYAGFRGLSVAVVDALPEPGGQVTAMYPEKLILDVAGFPAVKGRELVANLVAQAAPFHPEYLLGVRAEKLSYLDGRPVLGLAGGEQLTCGAVVVTGGLGSFTPRPLPVAESFTGAGIVYFVPQPTELTDRHVLIVGGDDSAFDWAATLAPLARSVTLAHRRDRFRAHAATVERVRGLPVRVVVNAEVSRLHGEERVTDAELTVRGGAAETLPVDTVVAALGFTADLGPLAEWGLDLDRRHIRVDSAMATNLPRVFAAGDITEYPGKVRLIATGFGEAATAVNNAAVAIDPTAPLFPGHSSDGA
- a CDS encoding helix-turn-helix transcriptional regulator, with the protein product MSETTSARKIAFATFVRRALDDARAMRAWSGTEVSRRTGVSRQTINRWVRGDWASDPEAERVVAFCEGLGLDPAAAFTALGWDRTTGPRAAPAPPPMDPDVEALLRRLVDSNVSDAEKFHIRETIRYLAYRPTLPHDVRNRGKQAG
- a CDS encoding PhoH family protein produces the protein MTTRRTPAGADQTPASTATTRRTTRSRRAAAAAAEEPRPAGPAFVLDTSVLLSDPAAFHRFAEHEVVLPLVVISELEGKRHHPELGWFARQSLRMLDELRVRHGRLDRPVPANEQGGTLRVELNHTDDGVLPPGFRNESNDARILSVALNLAAEGREVTLVSKDMPLRVKAASVGLRADEYRHGQASDPTWTGMAELELTEEEIGRLYAGDALDCDAAAGLPCHTGLVLHSARGSALGRVLPDKTVRLVRGDREAFGLHGRSAEQRVALDLLLDESIGIVSMGGRAGTGKSALALCAGLEAVMERRRHKKVIVFRPLYAVGGQELGYLPGSESEKMSPWAQAVFDTLGAVMHENVLEEVTSRGLLEVLPLTHIRGRSLHDAFVIVDEAQSLERGVLLTVLSRIGQGSRVVLTHDVAQRDNLRVGRHDGVTAVIEALKGHPLFAHVTLSRSERSPIAAMVTDLLEDIPS
- a CDS encoding TetR/AcrR family transcriptional regulator translates to MVASSLRARVRAGMIEEIKAVARRHLATDGADLSLRAVARDLGMVSSAIYRYFPSRDDLLTALILEAYDALGDAVETADAAVDAEDLRGRWHAACRAARTWALAHPAEYALLYGSPVPGYAAPDDTVAPAQRPPMTLIGILRDGVAGGRLAPSDEDLPEPLRGDVADLVDQIGMALPPALMARGMAGWTQLFGLISFELFGRINRALPHRDEYFDHQIDLMADLIGLP
- the otsB gene encoding trehalose-phosphatase, whose translation is MPPLNLNQPSKTPLDAEHAWRATAARAGDVVLFFDFDGTLAPVDDDPTAVRPTPKVLAALEALAPRVRRIAIVSARPVEFLRDHLGGLDGVDLYGLYGLEHSHSGGETVTEPAALPWVPTMAELAQQAEAELPPGALVEFKRLSVALHWRTAPQLGDVVQEWGRARAERLGLRCQAGRMVLELKPPVDRDKGMVIGETVRDAGGAWYFGDDVSDIKAFAALRARAATDPDFLGVCVAVANPETGHEVADAADLTLDSPAALGDFLTAALPHLS
- a CDS encoding rhomboid family intramembrane serine protease, which gives rise to MTWQDGPRGSDPHRFGTDAFYASLGRAFVAMCAVVPVLFLIEALDVGLRLNLDVTAGIIPRRIQGLDGVFFSPFLHAGWNHLYSNSIPLILLGTFVLAAGVRRFLRSTAVIILVSGLGVWFTGSPSSVVVGASGVIFGYLGILITRGVVERSWWNFAVVLLVGLLYGWQLLGILPTDERISWQGHLFGLLGGVVAAILFRRRSDSGAHDRLGSPPVTYP
- a CDS encoding NAD-dependent epimerase/dehydratase family protein; the encoded protein is MALHVIVGAGPVGTATARLLAERGERVRVVTRRGTGPEHPSVERVAADAGDADRLTALTEGAVALHNCANPAYHRWPTDWPPLAAALLTAAERSGAVLATVGNLYGYGPVDAPMTEATPLAATGTKGRVRNRMWADALAAHRAGRARVTEVRGSDYIGVGGTSLAMMVLPRVLAGQRVFLPVAWDAPHTWTYVPDVARTLVVAATDPVAWGRAWHVPSAPAVSMRELAVRTATRAGAPAPRLTRMPYPLLWAAGAVNPFARELRETAHQFARPFVLDSTAATVTLGIDPTPLDRIVDEIVTGLRAPAAL
- a CDS encoding lytic transglycosylase domain-containing protein codes for the protein MSRLWSRFGARTAAVALLSVGVAGGFYLGEDRQTQQQGLTAQVGRQVDQAEYTYQRERQADHRLRSSKQRAAEYQAKLRAAAAAKEAAERAKAAEAAAASRKKERDAAEAEAKATAEAKSKPYDGPIPASCAEYSGNRKVGCAIMLDKGFEIDQFPCLDRLWTKESGWNSKASNSSSGAYGIPQAVPGSKMSSVADDWRTNPATQIKWGLGYIKGRYDTPCGAWQQSQSEGWY
- a CDS encoding geranylgeranyl reductase family protein, which translates into the protein MITRSGRVRASGGHGGWAWWAGARRWAGEDVGVGGSGWDVVVVGAGPAGAAAALAARRAGAARVLLLDRYDFPRDKACGDGIAAHALDVLAELGVTGAVDGYPPLPALRLVSPGGGTVARPLPRPAYTVPRRVFDARLVRAAVRSGAELRRHTVRRVEVTADRVVLDGELAARVVVGADGAGSVLRRALGHPVNPDRHLALAIRGYAPAPPGPPQQLIVTSAARWPAYAWAFPIGDGRANVGYGEVLRGEALTRAHLLDRMAALLPGTDPATVTDLRAHHLPLSTHRPAPGRGRVLLAGDALSLINPFTGEGIFYALRSGALAGAAAAGAPADAARRYAAALRDRLGTHLRHSSAAAWLARRQWVVDAVVAAAGRDERVYRTVVELGLGDGRLDARTLAAVAAGVPRSRRGESDRPSRDAPPRH
- a CDS encoding isoprenyl transferase, which codes for MTLRKLLYSVYERRLTAKLAGKPVPAHVGVMCDGNRRWAREMGFVDPNDGHRMGAERIKELLRWCDAAGVGHVTLWLLSTDNLSRPAAELDPLLQIIEDLTSELAEEGNPWRLRMVGALDVLPAQHAAALKSAAERTRDRDGGAQVNIAVGYGGRREIADAVRSLLLEHAARGGTLEELATTIDVDDISEHLYTKGLPDPDLIIRTSGEQRLSGFMLWQSAHSEFYFCELNWPDFRKVDFLRALRSYATRQRRYGV